One genomic window of Gracilinema caldarium DSM 7334 includes the following:
- a CDS encoding ROK family transcriptional regulator: MARSNGIDQTEKARNAARIIRTIWKNPLISRYEIAERLHLERSTITHQVNRLLELGLITEISEGQAGPAGGRKPIHLAINKDYGYIIGIEMQVEAYSVVAVNLAGEVLQFKTAEKLITSEHFIKDVLEIAFTFAEEMGGTERLIGVGVGMGGIIDSERGIIHYSIPLHLTSPLDFMGAIAERTHIPFLVGNDANCCAWGELAFHKADGLKNFLFTLVQFRSGNVALQEYGGVGVGFGIVIDSKVYTGTNFTAGEFRSAYWTEGNRAQFSIPYEEIITVTRNPHVLERFTRELARNVALFVNTFNLNKVFIGGDIEACNLDVPAIFTEEIRHNWMYPSAPACESTYSTLGEKAVSYGAAGMLLYRIFTSSHLPVDLEGEQDPLVLALHL, from the coding sequence GTGGCCCGATCGAATGGGATAGATCAGACAGAAAAAGCGCGGAATGCGGCCCGTATTATCCGCACGATCTGGAAAAATCCCCTCATCAGCCGCTATGAAATTGCTGAGCGGCTTCATCTGGAACGGTCTACTATTACTCATCAGGTTAACAGACTCTTGGAGTTAGGTCTCATAACTGAGATTTCCGAAGGCCAAGCAGGACCCGCTGGAGGGCGCAAGCCGATACATCTGGCAATTAACAAGGATTATGGTTACATCATCGGCATTGAAATGCAGGTGGAGGCTTATTCGGTAGTAGCGGTAAACCTGGCAGGGGAAGTCCTGCAGTTTAAAACCGCGGAAAAACTCATTACTTCGGAACACTTTATTAAGGATGTGCTGGAAATAGCGTTTACCTTCGCAGAAGAGATGGGGGGCACTGAACGGCTGATTGGCGTTGGTGTTGGTATGGGCGGTATTATCGATTCAGAGCGGGGCATTATTCATTATTCCATTCCCTTACATCTTACCAGCCCTCTGGATTTTATGGGGGCCATTGCTGAACGAACTCATATCCCCTTTCTCGTTGGAAATGATGCAAACTGTTGTGCCTGGGGAGAGCTGGCCTTTCATAAGGCTGATGGACTTAAAAACTTTCTTTTCACCTTAGTCCAGTTCCGATCGGGGAATGTCGCATTGCAAGAATATGGTGGGGTCGGTGTCGGGTTTGGGATAGTTATAGATAGTAAAGTCTATACAGGTACTAATTTTACCGCTGGTGAATTCCGCAGTGCCTACTGGACTGAAGGAAATCGGGCTCAGTTTTCCATACCCTATGAAGAAATAATAACGGTTACCAGGAATCCCCATGTTTTGGAACGGTTTACCCGGGAATTAGCCAGGAATGTTGCCCTCTTTGTGAATACCTTTAATCTCAATAAGGTTTTTATTGGCGGAGATATCGAAGCCTGCAATTTGGATGTTCCTGCCATTTTTACAGAAGAAATCCGGCATAACTGGATGTATCCCTCAGCACCGGCTTGTGAATCGACCTATTCTACTCTGGGTGAAAAGGCTGTTTCTTATGGAGCTGCTGGGATGCTGCTGTATCGTATTTTTACATCAAGTCATTTGCCGGTTGATTTAGAAGGTGAACAGGACCCGCTGGTACTGGCCCTTCATCTTTAA
- a CDS encoding ABC transporter substrate-binding protein — MKKTLFVLVAFLAMAGMVFASGQAQSGQAGTKQVVVKTMAYGDNSNSEGVNWVRIVKAFEKENPNIKIDYELLYDEAYHQKVAARLAAGDVPHLAYMGADARWGAPWKEAKQQFDHRPYIDANFFDLNLIPPMGPNGEIYEIPLGTSNITTVLYMNEELVKSLGFSEPKTYEDLVAMVPKARAAGLDVVSIDGADGWAWGSCLMSAIIARVSGDPNWVSKAVAGKYKFTDQAFVDSLTLLQKMVKDGVISDKSVLVDYGANISNFSNKKALFMIQGQWAAGSIDPAVAEKTKMLAWPKLPGEKAATTGSVAAAIQVGYGITQAGAKDPAVRDAALKFLKYFYSYEETTQRLRDGAIVAPILKNYKVPEDLPTIVKQKVGLAQKAKNTDVIDAFLGGAPNDALNAGMQKIVAGTATPAEVAAEVEKLLRK, encoded by the coding sequence ATGAAAAAGACTCTATTTGTCCTGGTAGCATTCCTTGCTATGGCTGGTATGGTATTTGCCAGCGGTCAGGCCCAATCCGGGCAGGCTGGGACCAAACAGGTTGTGGTAAAAACCATGGCCTACGGGGACAATTCCAACTCGGAAGGTGTCAACTGGGTTCGGATTGTCAAAGCTTTTGAGAAAGAAAATCCCAATATCAAAATTGATTATGAACTGCTGTACGATGAGGCTTATCATCAGAAGGTCGCCGCCCGTCTGGCCGCTGGTGATGTTCCTCATCTGGCCTACATGGGAGCTGATGCCCGTTGGGGTGCCCCTTGGAAGGAAGCGAAACAACAGTTTGATCATCGCCCGTATATCGACGCAAACTTCTTTGACCTGAATCTTATCCCGCCAATGGGCCCCAACGGAGAAATTTATGAAATTCCCCTCGGCACCAGCAATATCACAACAGTTTTATATATGAACGAAGAGCTGGTCAAGTCCTTAGGCTTCAGCGAGCCTAAGACCTATGAGGACCTGGTGGCCATGGTTCCCAAGGCACGGGCTGCAGGGCTCGATGTAGTTTCTATCGATGGTGCCGATGGTTGGGCCTGGGGCTCTTGTCTTATGTCCGCAATTATTGCCCGTGTTTCTGGGGATCCTAATTGGGTTTCTAAGGCTGTCGCTGGGAAATATAAGTTTACCGATCAGGCCTTTGTCGATTCCCTTACGCTGCTCCAAAAAATGGTAAAAGACGGAGTCATTTCTGACAAATCGGTCCTGGTAGATTACGGTGCTAACATTTCCAATTTCAGCAACAAAAAGGCTCTGTTCATGATTCAAGGCCAGTGGGCTGCGGGTTCTATAGATCCCGCTGTTGCCGAAAAGACAAAGATGCTTGCTTGGCCAAAACTGCCCGGAGAAAAGGCTGCAACTACCGGTTCTGTGGCTGCCGCAATTCAAGTTGGCTATGGCATTACTCAAGCTGGAGCAAAGGATCCCGCTGTCCGCGATGCGGCGCTCAAATTCCTTAAGTACTTCTACAGCTATGAAGAAACTACCCAGCGGCTCAGGGATGGTGCAATTGTTGCTCCTATCTTGAAGAACTACAAGGTTCCAGAAGATCTGCCCACCATTGTAAAACAGAAAGTCGGTTTGGCTCAGAAAGCCAAGAATACCGATGTTATCGATGCTTTCCTGGGCGGTGCACCTAACGATGCCCTCAATGCGGGTATGCAGAAGATTGTAGCCGGTACCGCTACTCCTGCTGAAGTTGCAGCAGAGGTAGAAAAACTACTGCGCAAATAA
- a CDS encoding carbohydrate ABC transporter permease, whose amino-acid sequence MRGRNGRYLPAYIGMVGPATAIFLFIVAYPILYSFWLSFTDFNPNKGGVWSFVGFEQYSKMLQDPYFWHSLKNNLIVVAVSVFGQIPIGFALAYILYRRMVKASGFFQSMVFLPNFLSTIVIGILWKRMFQADGPVARLIQLVTQNPQAQFDLMLKADTIMYPIGFALIWMYTGLYMVIFLANLQKIDNGMIEAAQIDGANEFQIFTRVIVPVLSGTILVSSILAIAGSLRGFDLIFAITTQGLQRNNAMVLPIFMYQTAFQDYNNPSRFAYGAAISNAIIIISVLLILLSNYIGKKLNAGEEY is encoded by the coding sequence ATGAGAGGTCGTAACGGCAGATACCTGCCTGCATATATAGGTATGGTTGGTCCTGCTACTGCTATATTTTTATTTATTGTAGCATATCCGATATTGTACTCCTTTTGGTTAAGCTTTACCGATTTTAATCCCAATAAGGGTGGGGTCTGGAGTTTTGTCGGGTTTGAACAGTATAGCAAGATGCTGCAGGACCCCTATTTCTGGCATTCTTTAAAAAATAATCTTATCGTGGTTGCCGTTTCGGTCTTTGGCCAGATCCCCATCGGATTTGCATTGGCATATATTCTATACCGAAGAATGGTGAAAGCTTCTGGTTTTTTCCAGTCTATGGTATTTTTGCCCAATTTCTTGTCTACCATCGTTATCGGTATTCTCTGGAAACGGATGTTCCAGGCCGACGGCCCTGTTGCCCGGCTGATACAGCTTGTCACACAGAATCCTCAGGCCCAGTTCGATCTGATGCTCAAGGCTGATACCATTATGTACCCTATTGGTTTTGCACTCATATGGATGTACACCGGGCTCTATATGGTTATTTTCCTTGCAAACCTGCAAAAAATCGATAATGGTATGATTGAAGCTGCCCAGATTGATGGGGCAAACGAATTTCAGATATTTACGAGGGTAATCGTACCGGTACTCTCTGGTACTATTCTTGTTTCGAGTATTTTGGCCATAGCCGGCTCCCTCCGGGGCTTCGATTTGATATTCGCCATTACTACCCAGGGACTTCAGCGAAACAATGCGATGGTTCTTCCCATATTTATGTATCAGACCGCATTCCAGGATTATAACAATCCATCCAGATTCGCTTATGGAGCGGCCATTTCTAATGCCATCATCATTATCAGCGTATTGCTCATTCTGTTAAGCAACTATATTGGTAAGAAACTTAATGCCGGGGAGGAATATTAA
- a CDS encoding carbohydrate ABC transporter permease has protein sequence MAPATNTPAFRIKHVIGTFISYLVFISWTLITVVPLIWMLYSSFKSNEELVKDIYALPKALFENKDDEYVVIPKTLNVILPYDPEKDPRERLIIESTTIAPTLRLMVHFLVKDELPPDIRNLKPGDTLRVSQLPKKMQRDIHWKTVFFNYRSAFERGKLAGKFINSLLYSGISTFLIVLFGLMAGFGLSKMAFKKASLLISGLIGFGYLISTNSVIIPLFLMLSNMKLTDTHLGVILVYTAFGLPLSVMLTTQFIRDLPDSLIESAFIDGASYFKMFFSIIVPMTVPVITTISIISSLGIWNEFLLVLVIASSELTKSLPVGVYSFSSLTSTQLGWQLAALVIAVLPVMIVYFIFNKRLTQGVVAGAVKG, from the coding sequence ATGGCACCTGCAACAAACACGCCGGCATTTAGAATAAAGCATGTGATCGGGACTTTTATTTCCTATCTTGTATTTATTTCATGGACCCTCATTACAGTGGTTCCCCTCATCTGGATGCTGTACTCATCCTTTAAATCTAATGAAGAATTGGTAAAGGATATTTATGCCTTACCAAAGGCCCTCTTTGAAAATAAGGATGATGAATATGTGGTTATCCCTAAAACACTGAACGTCATACTCCCCTATGATCCAGAAAAGGATCCCCGGGAGCGGCTCATCATTGAATCGACCACGATAGCACCTACCCTGCGGCTCATGGTGCATTTCCTTGTAAAGGATGAACTGCCACCAGACATTCGAAATCTAAAACCAGGCGATACCCTCAGGGTTTCTCAACTACCAAAAAAGATGCAGCGGGATATTCACTGGAAGACTGTCTTCTTTAATTACCGTTCTGCCTTTGAACGGGGAAAGCTGGCGGGCAAATTTATTAACAGCTTGCTGTACTCGGGGATTTCAACCTTCTTAATAGTTCTTTTTGGGTTGATGGCGGGCTTTGGGCTGAGCAAAATGGCTTTTAAAAAGGCTTCACTGCTTATATCCGGGCTCATCGGCTTTGGCTATCTGATTAGTACCAACTCGGTAATCATCCCTCTCTTCCTGATGCTTTCTAACATGAAGCTTACCGACACCCATCTGGGGGTCATCCTTGTGTATACTGCCTTCGGTCTCCCCCTCTCGGTTATGTTGACTACCCAGTTTATCCGGGATCTTCCTGACAGTCTTATCGAGTCCGCTTTTATCGACGGGGCAAGTTATTTCAAAATGTTTTTCAGTATCATTGTCCCTATGACGGTCCCGGTCATTACTACTATTTCCATCATAAGTTCCCTGGGTATCTGGAATGAGTTCCTGCTTGTTCTGGTAATCGCAAGTTCTGAGCTTACGAAATCTCTCCCTGTTGGAGTCTATTCATTCTCAAGCCTCACGAGTACCCAGCTTGGGTGGCAGTTAGCTGCCCTGGTAATCGCAGTATTGCCGGTTATGATTGTGTATTTCATCTTTAACAAACGGTTAACCCAGGGTGTTGTTGCCGGGGCCGTTAAAGGATAG
- a CDS encoding GH36-type glycosyl hydrolase domain-containing protein: MRFGNFNDTSREYVINTPRTPHPWINYLGTDGFFSLISNTAGGYSFYRDARLRRLTRYRYNDVPQDSNGRYIYIQERALSSGASLGKLKGEPWNPGWKPTKTELDFYECRHGLGRTTIIGEKNGLRATVRYLVPIGTNAELQELVLENTSKEEKAVCIHSFVEFCLWNALDDFTNFQRNLSTGQVEVEGSAIYHVTEYRERRNHYAFFWTDAAIAGFDSDRDAFIGRDGDFTRPAAVLQGASWNSIADGWSPVASHRIEWTLQPGEKKRAVFMLGYIENPQHAKWEKPGIVNKEKARTLQNRFSDPGAFQAAWDELTRFWDEKLSHFSISSGDEKLDRMANIWNQYQCVVTYNMARSASYFESGIGRGIGFRDTCQDMLGFVHLMPEKARERLFDVASTQFPDGGAYHQFQPLTKRGNADIGGNFNDDPLWLIIGVAGYLKETGDWDFLKESVPFDNNPANTASLFEHLKRSFHHVTNNLGPHGLPLIGRADWNDCLNLNCFSTDPNDSFQTSTNKDGKTAESILIAQMFLYAAPDYIEICKRLGDHEEARAAETAARTMETAILAHGWDGLWFLRAYDDASRKVGSAECEDGKIFIETQGFGAMALVGNDRGYPKQALDSVAKHLDTPHGIVILDPPYKEYHLELGEVSSYPPGYKENGGIFCHNNPWVMIGEVRIGRPDRAFEYWKKIAPAYREEISELHRMEPYVYSQMIAGKGSRRHGEAKNSWLTGTAAWNFVALSQWIVGVRPAFDGLIIEPRLPSHVKHAVIQRYFRGAHYHITVENRKNDGPIQLSVNGSLQAGTMVRAASPGSTVQILVTVG, from the coding sequence ATGCGTTTCGGAAATTTTAATGATACTTCTCGGGAATATGTTATCAACACTCCCCGGACTCCCCATCCCTGGATAAACTATCTGGGAACTGATGGTTTCTTTTCCCTTATTTCCAACACTGCCGGAGGATATTCCTTTTATCGGGATGCCCGGCTCAGGCGGCTTACCCGGTACCGGTACAATGATGTTCCCCAGGACAGCAATGGCCGGTACATCTATATTCAGGAACGGGCCCTTTCATCGGGGGCGAGTCTCGGAAAACTGAAGGGTGAACCCTGGAACCCCGGCTGGAAGCCGACAAAGACCGAACTCGATTTTTATGAATGCCGTCATGGTCTCGGCCGCACTACGATTATCGGTGAAAAAAACGGGCTTCGGGCAACAGTCCGGTACCTGGTGCCCATAGGAACCAATGCGGAACTCCAGGAACTGGTCCTTGAGAACACCAGCAAGGAAGAGAAAGCGGTCTGCATCCATTCCTTTGTAGAGTTTTGCCTCTGGAATGCCCTGGACGACTTTACCAATTTTCAGCGGAACCTTTCCACCGGACAGGTAGAGGTTGAGGGCTCAGCAATTTATCATGTTACGGAATATCGAGAGCGGCGAAACCACTATGCCTTTTTCTGGACCGATGCGGCCATTGCCGGGTTCGATTCAGACCGGGATGCCTTTATCGGTCGGGACGGTGACTTTACCCGGCCTGCGGCGGTGCTTCAGGGGGCAAGCTGGAATTCCATAGCTGACGGCTGGTCTCCGGTGGCAAGCCATCGCATCGAATGGACCCTTCAGCCTGGTGAAAAAAAACGGGCAGTCTTTATGCTCGGCTATATCGAAAACCCCCAACATGCAAAATGGGAAAAACCAGGGATTGTAAACAAAGAAAAAGCCCGTACACTCCAAAACCGTTTTTCTGACCCCGGTGCATTCCAGGCAGCTTGGGATGAACTTACCCGGTTCTGGGATGAAAAACTCTCCCATTTTTCCATTTCCAGCGGGGACGAAAAGCTGGACCGGATGGCAAACATCTGGAACCAGTACCAGTGTGTGGTTACCTACAACATGGCCCGCAGTGCCTCCTATTTCGAAAGCGGTATCGGCCGGGGAATCGGGTTCCGGGACACCTGTCAGGATATGCTTGGCTTTGTCCATCTCATGCCGGAAAAAGCCCGGGAACGGCTCTTTGATGTCGCATCAACCCAATTCCCCGATGGCGGAGCTTATCATCAGTTCCAGCCCCTCACCAAACGGGGTAATGCGGACATTGGCGGCAACTTTAATGATGACCCCTTGTGGCTTATCATTGGAGTAGCAGGATATCTTAAAGAAACCGGCGACTGGGATTTCCTCAAAGAATCGGTACCCTTTGATAATAACCCTGCAAATACCGCAAGTCTCTTTGAGCACCTGAAACGGTCCTTTCACCATGTAACCAATAATCTGGGGCCCCATGGCCTGCCCCTCATTGGCCGGGCAGACTGGAATGACTGTCTGAATCTGAACTGTTTTTCCACAGACCCCAATGATTCTTTCCAAACCAGTACGAATAAGGACGGAAAAACCGCTGAATCCATTCTGATTGCTCAGATGTTTCTCTATGCCGCCCCTGACTATATCGAAATCTGTAAACGCCTGGGGGACCATGAGGAAGCCAGGGCTGCGGAAACCGCTGCCCGCACCATGGAAACAGCCATTCTTGCCCATGGCTGGGATGGTCTGTGGTTCCTCCGGGCCTATGATGATGCAAGCCGTAAGGTTGGTTCCGCTGAATGTGAGGACGGTAAAATCTTTATCGAAACCCAGGGCTTCGGTGCCATGGCCCTCGTGGGCAATGACCGGGGATACCCGAAACAGGCACTGGACTCAGTTGCCAAACACTTGGACACCCCCCACGGTATTGTGATACTTGACCCACCCTATAAGGAATATCACCTGGAACTGGGAGAGGTTTCGTCCTATCCGCCGGGGTACAAGGAAAACGGTGGCATTTTCTGCCACAATAATCCCTGGGTCATGATTGGCGAAGTGCGTATCGGCCGGCCAGACCGGGCTTTTGAGTACTGGAAAAAAATCGCTCCCGCCTACCGGGAAGAAATCTCAGAGCTGCATCGGATGGAACCCTATGTCTATTCCCAGATGATTGCCGGAAAGGGGAGCCGACGCCATGGTGAAGCGAAAAACTCATGGCTCACCGGAACTGCCGCATGGAACTTTGTAGCCCTTTCCCAATGGATTGTCGGGGTTCGCCCGGCCTTCGACGGGCTCATCATCGAACCCCGTCTGCCGTCCCATGTAAAACATGCGGTAATCCAACGGTATTTCCGAGGAGCCCATTACCATATTACAGTGGAAAACCGTAAGAATGACGGCCCCATACAGCTCAGTGTTAACGGCAGTCTTCAGGCCGGTACGATGGTTCGAGCGGCATCCCCGGGTTCTACCGTACAGATTCTGGTAACAGTCGGCTAA
- a CDS encoding endonuclease/exonuclease/phosphatase family protein, whose translation MVRSFCFRLMYIQRRLRPLLWILLLPSFFFSCAGCENPFSGKKLPTHFSLATWNLQAFFDGQEIGTEYADYRLKASWNEVSYKKRLQNLGNVLSKWPEPQTKGAEHGPDIFALIEVENAAVVEDLRSGPFAQFKYTYSAFAANPGASLGLGLLSRFPIIATKTHSMQTASYSTPRPMLEAEIELSKESQERLHLFVCHWKSKLGDPEDTEALRRASAQLVNRRIVELASEYTNVQPLILVVGDLNENADEYARQGSRFITALMPTGASAVAEVSSEANHETNTNRFNSIATRPCSFIILTGSPSMVSIPDSGPVTLYSPWYTVVWNGSYAYHGTWESIDHILLSPGFFNGIGWEYTAFSVIDYTPFSNEAGYPNSFNPRTGSGVSDHLPIMVDFHRI comes from the coding sequence ATGGTACGGTCTTTTTGCTTTAGGTTGATGTATATCCAGCGCCGCTTGAGGCCTTTGCTCTGGATTCTGCTTCTGCCCTCATTCTTTTTTAGCTGTGCCGGATGTGAAAACCCCTTTTCGGGGAAAAAGCTGCCAACTCATTTTAGTCTGGCGACCTGGAATCTCCAGGCTTTTTTTGACGGCCAGGAGATAGGGACTGAATATGCTGATTACCGATTAAAGGCATCCTGGAATGAGGTGTCCTATAAAAAACGGCTCCAAAATCTGGGGAATGTTCTGTCAAAATGGCCTGAGCCCCAGACCAAGGGAGCCGAGCATGGACCAGATATCTTCGCACTCATCGAAGTGGAGAATGCCGCAGTAGTTGAGGACCTCCGTTCCGGGCCCTTCGCTCAGTTCAAATATACCTACAGTGCTTTCGCAGCGAATCCCGGTGCCTCCCTTGGTCTGGGGCTCCTCAGCCGCTTTCCTATTATTGCAACAAAGACCCATTCTATGCAAACCGCTAGCTACAGTACTCCCCGGCCTATGCTGGAAGCAGAAATCGAGCTTTCTAAGGAGTCTCAGGAACGATTGCATCTTTTTGTATGTCACTGGAAATCAAAACTGGGCGACCCTGAAGATACGGAAGCACTGCGACGGGCCAGCGCTCAGCTTGTGAACCGCCGTATCGTAGAACTTGCAAGTGAATATACGAATGTCCAACCACTCATTTTAGTTGTCGGAGATCTGAATGAAAATGCAGATGAATATGCCCGTCAGGGATCTCGTTTTATTACAGCTCTTATGCCTACAGGTGCAAGTGCTGTTGCGGAAGTTTCCTCAGAGGCTAACCATGAAACCAATACTAATAGGTTCAATAGTATAGCTACTCGCCCCTGTTCATTCATCATTCTGACCGGTTCTCCCTCAATGGTATCAATACCAGATTCAGGACCTGTCACCCTCTATAGTCCTTGGTATACTGTTGTCTGGAATGGGTCCTATGCTTACCATGGTACCTGGGAAAGCATCGACCATATTTTGTTGTCTCCGGGGTTTTTTAACGGAATAGGCTGGGAATACACAGCGTTTTCAGTAATTGATTATACTCCTTTTAGCAATGAGGCAGGGTATCCTAACAGCTTTAATCCCCGTACTGGTAGCGGTGTTAGCGACCATTTGCCTATCATGGTTGATTTTCATCGCATATAA
- a CDS encoding FeoA family protein has product MYLSDAPNGASFRVLRVTIGKEVGKRLVDMGFTEGAEGAVVRGGMFRGPLQVRIRGYDVLIRRTEAAGIEVEPVGDWTAAEDAHRYFGHFNRFGRGRGFSGRGRHGRFGFGQGDCEDSDGKVKRFRTERSNEPADENQDTTNMRG; this is encoded by the coding sequence ATGTATTTATCTGATGCTCCTAATGGGGCGTCTTTTAGGGTACTTCGGGTTACCATCGGCAAAGAGGTGGGAAAACGTCTTGTCGATATGGGTTTTACTGAGGGAGCTGAAGGTGCAGTGGTTCGGGGAGGTATGTTCCGCGGGCCACTTCAGGTTCGCATCCGGGGTTATGACGTGCTTATTCGTCGTACTGAGGCAGCAGGTATAGAAGTAGAGCCTGTTGGCGACTGGACTGCAGCAGAGGATGCACATCGTTATTTTGGTCACTTTAACCGCTTTGGAAGAGGAAGGGGTTTTAGTGGTAGAGGTCGTCATGGAAGGTTTGGCTTTGGTCAAGGTGACTGTGAAGACTCTGATGGTAAAGTGAAAAGGTTTCGGACAGAGAGATCTAATGAGCCAGCTGATGAAAATCAGGACACTACAAACATGAGAGGATAA
- the feoB gene encoding ferrous iron transport protein B, with protein sequence MNRKKLRIALAGNPNSGKTTLFNALTGSHHKVGNYPGVTVEKKEGQRIRGDKEYHFIDLPGIYSLTAYSIDEVVARDFLLDEKPDLIIDVLDSTNLERHLYLCLQFQELGIPVIGALNMTDEAEEKGIRVDSAELSKILGIPMVKTVGSRGTGVDELLDTIDEIQENQKPVDRCIRYGTELEEKLQRLQSLINQDTEFAAKFPPRWLAVKLLEKDTNAYERLKVHSQAELIATEARSSINWLEKHYGKDNEIVISEQRYGYIRGAVKECIKIIKKPDFSITEAIDRVIMHPVLSLPIFVLILWGVFQITFTLGEYPMLWLEGFFSWLSATLSNVLPEGGFKSLLIDGVIAGVGGVLSFVPLIVILFFLLSILEDIGYMSRAAFATDKLLHTFGLHGQSIFPMMLGFGCSVPAIMAARTLKSRRDRILTILVIPFISCGAKLPVYVLLAAAFFPNNPALAVMAIYVIGVVLSLFAAFVLNRTILRGDPTPFVLELPPYRAPTPQGILWHVWDKTWQYAKKAGTVILAASILIWAITTFPAKSLSEAQRQNLEQAFVASHPEADSETIEAYLAVQESEYRLAHSFAGQIGRFMEPVFKPLGFDWKISVAMVTGFAAKEVIVSTLGILYGVGQEETEESESLHAALQQDPVWNPLVAFVLMLFVLVIPPCFAAQATIRAELGWSWWAFSVVSLVVFGWLLSFVIYQLGLLSGVLL encoded by the coding sequence ATGAACCGGAAAAAACTACGAATAGCTCTGGCGGGAAACCCCAATTCAGGTAAAACGACACTCTTTAATGCGCTCACCGGTTCCCATCATAAGGTCGGGAACTATCCGGGAGTAACGGTTGAAAAAAAAGAAGGCCAGCGCATTCGGGGAGACAAGGAATATCACTTTATTGACCTGCCTGGAATTTATAGTCTCACCGCTTATTCCATCGATGAGGTAGTAGCCAGGGATTTCCTGCTTGATGAAAAACCTGATCTAATTATAGATGTACTCGATTCTACGAATCTAGAACGTCATCTGTATCTTTGTCTGCAGTTCCAAGAATTGGGCATCCCGGTCATAGGTGCCCTCAATATGACCGATGAAGCGGAGGAGAAAGGTATTCGAGTAGATTCGGCGGAGCTCTCAAAAATATTAGGGATTCCCATGGTAAAAACTGTAGGTTCCCGGGGAACCGGTGTCGATGAGCTTTTAGATACGATTGATGAAATTCAGGAAAACCAGAAACCAGTGGACCGCTGTATCCGCTATGGAACTGAATTGGAAGAAAAGCTTCAGCGTCTGCAAAGCCTTATTAACCAGGATACTGAGTTTGCGGCAAAATTCCCCCCTCGTTGGCTTGCGGTTAAACTGTTAGAAAAGGATACCAATGCCTATGAACGACTTAAGGTACACTCTCAAGCTGAACTAATTGCTACGGAAGCCCGGTCGTCTATCAACTGGCTGGAAAAACATTACGGCAAGGATAATGAGATTGTTATTTCTGAACAGCGCTACGGCTATATCCGTGGTGCGGTAAAGGAATGTATCAAGATAATTAAAAAGCCCGACTTCAGTATCACCGAAGCCATCGATCGGGTTATCATGCATCCGGTACTTTCACTCCCAATCTTTGTGTTGATTTTATGGGGTGTTTTCCAGATTACCTTTACCCTGGGTGAATATCCGATGCTCTGGCTCGAGGGCTTTTTTAGCTGGCTTTCGGCAACACTCTCCAATGTACTCCCTGAGGGTGGTTTTAAGTCTCTCCTGATTGATGGGGTAATCGCTGGTGTCGGCGGAGTACTATCCTTTGTTCCCCTGATAGTCATTCTCTTCTTCCTGCTTTCGATTTTGGAAGATATCGGCTATATGTCCCGGGCTGCCTTTGCAACGGATAAGCTCCTGCATACCTTTGGGCTCCATGGGCAATCCATATTTCCCATGATGCTCGGGTTTGGCTGTTCTGTGCCTGCTATAATGGCTGCCCGGACCTTAAAAAGCCGCAGAGATCGGATTCTCACCATCCTTGTCATCCCCTTTATCAGCTGTGGTGCAAAACTGCCGGTTTATGTGTTGCTGGCGGCGGCCTTTTTCCCGAATAATCCAGCCCTTGCGGTTATGGCTATTTATGTAATTGGTGTGGTCCTTTCCTTATTTGCTGCCTTTGTTCTGAATCGGACCATATTACGGGGGGATCCAACACCCTTTGTGTTGGAACTACCGCCCTATCGAGCCCCCACCCCCCAGGGTATCCTCTGGCATGTGTGGGATAAAACCTGGCAGTATGCAAAGAAAGCTGGAACCGTTATTTTAGCCGCTTCTATCCTCATCTGGGCAATCACTACGTTCCCTGCAAAGTCCCTATCTGAAGCACAGCGTCAGAACCTTGAACAGGCCTTTGTGGCTTCCCATCCTGAAGCTGATTCGGAAACTATAGAAGCCTACCTTGCGGTGCAGGAATCAGAATACCGCTTGGCTCATAGTTTTGCCGGCCAGATAGGCCGGTTCATGGAACCAGTCTTTAAGCCCTTGGGCTTTGACTGGAAAATCTCCGTCGCCATGGTAACCGGTTTTGCAGCTAAAGAGGTGATTGTTTCCACCCTGGGTATTTTGTATGGGGTTGGACAGGAGGAGACTGAAGAATCGGAAAGTCTCCACGCTGCCCTTCAGCAAGATCCTGTCTGGAATCCCCTCGTAGCCTTTGTGCTCATGCTTTTTGTATTGGTTATTCCGCCCTGTTTTGCTGCCCAGGCAACCATACGAGCTGAGCTTGGCTGGTCCTGGTGGGCTTTCTCGGTAGTTTCACTGGTTGTGTTTGGCTGGTTATTAAGCTTTGTAATTTACCAGCTTGGTCTATTGAGTGGGGTACTTTTATGA